One region of Sulfurisphaera ohwakuensis genomic DNA includes:
- the metG gene encoding methionine--tRNA ligase subunit beta: MSEITIDDFAKLDLRVGIVKSAERIEGTRLLKLIIDLGSESRQIISGIAEFYTPEELVGKRVILIANLKPKKIRGFESQGMILAAGCKEDEEKGIKPRILTVDGEVPAGTKVC; the protein is encoded by the coding sequence ATGAGTGAGATTACAATAGATGACTTTGCAAAACTAGATTTAAGAGTAGGAATTGTAAAGTCAGCTGAGAGGATAGAAGGAACTAGATTACTAAAATTAATCATTGATTTAGGCAGTGAATCTAGGCAGATTATTTCTGGTATAGCTGAATTTTACACGCCAGAAGAATTAGTGGGAAAAAGAGTCATACTCATAGCTAATTTAAAGCCTAAAAAAATAAGAGGATTTGAAAGTCAGGGAATGATATTAGCTGCTGGTTGTAAAGAAGATGAGGAGAAAGGAATAAAACCTAGAATACTTACAGTAGATGGGGAAGTTCCCGCAGGAACAAAAGTATGTTAA
- the purC gene encoding phosphoribosylaminoimidazolesuccinocarboxamide synthase, with product MEFLKLSEGKTKEVYAYDDSRVLLKFKDSITAGDGARKDILEGKGILNAQTSAFLFRLLESKGIETHYIGMFDERTMIAKKLKMIPVEVVLRNIATGSIVKRLPIKEGEVFEPPIIEFFLKDDERHDPMLNYYHMEYLKLMARKEAEKIEEIMLKVNEILYPFFKSKKLLLYDFKLEFGRLDGKLIIGDELTLDSMRIREEGSGRILDKDLYRKGADLETVKKAYEEFFKRISE from the coding sequence ATGGAATTTCTAAAGCTTAGTGAAGGGAAAACGAAAGAAGTTTATGCATATGACGATTCCCGTGTTCTTTTGAAATTCAAAGATTCTATAACTGCGGGTGATGGTGCAAGGAAAGATATACTCGAAGGAAAAGGAATATTAAATGCACAAACTTCAGCCTTTTTATTTAGACTATTAGAATCAAAAGGAATAGAGACACACTATATTGGAATGTTTGACGAAAGAACAATGATAGCTAAAAAACTAAAAATGATACCGGTTGAAGTTGTTTTAAGGAATATTGCTACTGGCAGTATAGTAAAGAGATTACCCATAAAAGAGGGTGAAGTTTTTGAGCCTCCAATTATAGAGTTTTTCCTTAAAGATGACGAAAGACATGATCCAATGCTAAATTACTATCACATGGAATACCTGAAATTAATGGCAAGAAAAGAAGCAGAAAAAATAGAAGAGATTATGCTTAAGGTTAATGAGATTTTGTATCCATTTTTTAAAAGTAAAAAGCTTCTCCTCTATGATTTTAAACTTGAATTTGGTAGATTGGATGGCAAGTTAATCATAGGTGATGAACTCACATTAGACTCTATGAGGATTAGAGAGGAAGGTTCTGGTAGAATACTAGATAAAGATTTGTATAGGAAAGGAGCTGATTTAGAAACCGTCAAGAAGGCTTACGAAGAGTTCTTCAAAAGGATAAGTGAGTAA
- the purS gene encoding phosphoribosylformylglycinamidine synthase subunit PurS translates to MLYRVELIITNKEGIRDPEGETIQRYVVSRFSDKITETRAGKYLVFRVNSSSQQEATELVKKLADEMRLYNPIVHKIEIRANKIEDSSN, encoded by the coding sequence ATGCTTTACCGCGTAGAACTGATAATAACTAACAAAGAAGGAATAAGAGATCCAGAAGGAGAAACAATTCAGCGTTATGTTGTTAGTAGATTTAGTGATAAAATTACAGAAACTAGAGCGGGAAAATACTTGGTATTTAGAGTTAATTCTAGTAGCCAGCAAGAGGCTACGGAATTAGTTAAAAAGTTAGCCGACGAAATGAGACTCTACAACCCAATAGTCCATAAAATTGAAATTAGGGCGAACAAGATTGAAGACAGCAGTAATTAA
- the purQ gene encoding phosphoribosylformylglycinamidine synthase I produces MKTAVIKFPGTTCEIDVYKALLEAGVEAEIVKYKDFDPDKYSAVILPGGFSFGDYLRAGSIAASTETIKKVKEMADEGKIVIGICNGFQILVESGLLEGALLPNLNLRFISKWVYLRVVRFDTAVTRGLNKTILKMPIAHAEGRFYLDNVEKAKKYAVMLYSDENGNVNNMVNPNGSILNIASIANEEGNVIGMMPHPERASFKLTSITGETDGLLLFKGLRK; encoded by the coding sequence TTGAAGACAGCAGTAATTAAATTCCCTGGTACAACATGTGAGATCGACGTTTACAAGGCTCTGTTAGAGGCTGGAGTAGAAGCTGAAATTGTAAAATATAAGGATTTTGATCCCGATAAGTATAGTGCAGTTATTTTGCCAGGAGGTTTTAGTTTTGGTGATTATCTTAGAGCTGGTAGTATTGCCGCTAGTACGGAAACAATTAAGAAAGTTAAAGAAATGGCGGATGAAGGTAAAATTGTAATCGGAATATGTAACGGATTTCAAATATTGGTTGAAAGTGGTCTCCTAGAAGGTGCTCTTTTGCCTAACTTAAATTTGCGTTTTATCAGTAAGTGGGTTTACTTGAGAGTTGTTAGATTTGATACAGCTGTAACTCGTGGATTAAATAAGACTATTCTAAAAATGCCTATAGCACATGCAGAAGGGAGATTTTATTTAGATAATGTAGAGAAAGCAAAGAAATATGCTGTTATGCTATATTCTGACGAAAATGGAAATGTGAACAATATGGTAAATCCTAATGGTTCAATTCTCAATATAGCTTCAATTGCTAATGAAGAAGGAAATGTCATAGGCATGATGCCACATCCAGAGAGGGCATCTTTCAAATTAACCTCTATAACGGGTGAAACTGATGGGTTATTATTATTTAAGGGGTTAAGAAAATGA
- the purL gene encoding phosphoribosylformylglycinamidine synthase subunit PurL, with protein MKITLSSYEMELIRKKLAREPNEAEWLTIDALWSEHCSYKSSKVFLRSFPSEGEKVVMGIEDWQDAGALDVGDGWAIVLKLESHNHPSAIDPFNGAATGVGGIIRDIISKGAKPIALLDMIRVGNLSNPRNKWLLKNIIAGIGFYGNSIGVPVVGGELDFDDSYNDNPLVDVAGVGIVRKDKIVPSVVKEPGLKIVIVGLTGLDGLGGASFASRKLSGEDEIGAVQIADPFAGKIVLDVTLEIADKVEAIKDLGGGGLVVGVTEMANGLGAIVNLDKVPLRVKDLKPEEILVSETQERMLFAVKEENVNEVCKAFEYYDYPCAVIGEFVKESYIKFLYGGKEIVSLPSDLLLSPPRFIWEIKKPKLIKSDKKPEVGLEESIRAILSRIISKEWAYSQFDYEVGTSTVLKPGEADSALISLPNGKLLALKGDANPDLCAEDSYECGKSIVAEAYRNLASVGAIGIGVVDHLQFGDPKKPEVYYSFVEAIRGIAEASKFFSTPIVGGKVSFYNENKEGKAIKPTPLIVMAGLIKDKFLRNKVVEDSYITLIGFTRDEMRGSLFGKIFGNYGEVPKARLNEDYLASQLVVDLINDEKIFFAKDINKGGLIASLFSIIVKGMGVEIKTSSIPSDADDWIPKLYSENGGRFIVLTNDPEYIIRKSKGIHISVIGKITKDQGIIKIDNKEINVNKEIDNYYNYLYEVMS; from the coding sequence ATGAAAATAACACTTTCTTCGTACGAAATGGAACTAATAAGAAAGAAGCTTGCAAGAGAACCTAATGAGGCTGAATGGCTAACTATAGATGCATTATGGAGTGAACATTGCTCTTATAAGTCGTCTAAAGTTTTCTTAAGAAGTTTTCCTAGTGAGGGAGAAAAGGTAGTAATGGGTATTGAAGATTGGCAAGATGCTGGAGCATTAGATGTTGGAGATGGGTGGGCAATTGTATTAAAACTTGAAAGCCATAATCACCCTTCAGCTATTGATCCATTTAATGGTGCAGCTACTGGAGTTGGAGGTATAATTAGGGATATAATAAGTAAAGGAGCGAAGCCAATTGCCTTATTAGATATGATTAGGGTTGGTAATTTATCTAATCCAAGAAATAAATGGTTGCTAAAGAATATAATTGCTGGAATTGGATTTTATGGGAATAGTATTGGTGTACCAGTAGTTGGTGGAGAATTAGATTTTGATGATTCATATAATGATAATCCTTTAGTGGATGTTGCTGGTGTAGGTATAGTAAGAAAAGATAAGATTGTACCAAGTGTTGTTAAGGAGCCTGGGTTAAAGATAGTCATAGTTGGCTTAACTGGTTTAGATGGTTTAGGGGGAGCTTCTTTTGCTTCAAGAAAATTAAGCGGAGAGGATGAAATAGGTGCTGTACAAATTGCCGACCCATTTGCTGGGAAAATAGTTTTGGACGTTACTCTTGAAATTGCTGATAAAGTAGAGGCTATTAAGGACCTAGGCGGTGGTGGATTAGTAGTTGGAGTTACTGAAATGGCTAATGGGTTAGGGGCAATAGTTAATTTAGATAAGGTTCCCTTAAGGGTTAAAGACCTTAAACCAGAAGAGATTTTGGTATCAGAAACCCAAGAGAGAATGCTTTTTGCTGTTAAAGAAGAAAATGTTAATGAAGTTTGTAAAGCATTTGAATATTACGATTATCCTTGTGCTGTAATAGGTGAATTCGTAAAAGAATCATACATTAAGTTTCTTTATGGAGGTAAAGAGATTGTTTCCTTACCATCAGATTTACTTTTATCTCCACCAAGATTTATATGGGAAATTAAAAAGCCTAAACTAATTAAAAGTGATAAAAAACCTGAAGTTGGGTTAGAAGAAAGTATTAGAGCAATACTCTCTAGAATAATAAGTAAAGAATGGGCTTACTCACAATTTGACTATGAAGTAGGTACTTCTACTGTTTTAAAGCCTGGAGAAGCCGATTCTGCTTTAATATCACTTCCGAATGGTAAGCTTTTAGCATTAAAGGGTGATGCTAATCCAGACTTATGTGCTGAAGATTCTTATGAATGTGGTAAATCTATTGTTGCTGAAGCATATCGTAACTTAGCATCTGTCGGTGCAATTGGTATAGGAGTAGTTGATCATCTTCAATTTGGTGATCCTAAAAAACCAGAAGTTTACTATTCGTTTGTAGAAGCTATTAGAGGTATAGCTGAAGCATCAAAGTTCTTTTCTACTCCAATAGTTGGCGGAAAAGTATCATTTTATAATGAAAATAAAGAAGGTAAGGCAATTAAACCCACTCCTTTGATAGTCATGGCAGGCTTAATTAAGGATAAATTCTTACGTAATAAGGTCGTTGAAGATAGTTATATTACTTTAATAGGTTTTACAAGGGACGAGATGAGGGGGTCTTTATTTGGTAAAATATTTGGAAATTATGGCGAGGTTCCAAAAGCGAGGTTAAATGAAGACTATTTAGCGAGTCAGTTAGTTGTAGATTTAATAAACGACGAGAAAATATTCTTTGCTAAGGACATTAATAAAGGAGGTCTAATTGCCTCGTTATTTTCAATAATAGTTAAGGGTATGGGTGTAGAGATTAAAACGTCTTCAATTCCTTCGGATGCTGATGATTGGATTCCTAAACTTTATTCTGAAAATGGTGGTAGGTTTATTGTATTAACTAACGATCCAGAGTACATAATACGTAAGTCCAAAGGAATTCATATATCAGTAATTGGAAAGATAACTAAGGACCAAGGTATAATAAAAATTGATAATAAAGAGATTAATGTAAATAAAGAGATTGATAATTATTATAACTACTTATATGAGGTGATGTCATGA
- the purF gene encoding amidophosphoribosyltransferase, which produces MKVKEHCGIVGVYADNSPMISYESLKLLQHRGQESAGITYRKDGSLVTMKGLGLVEEALDPRLLPNAKLSIGHVRYSTTGKGSLDEAQPLSNGKIAIAFNGTITNYFKFGTSTDTEFILKVLSEAPNIKEGIRRLVDLADGAYSLVVLTNDGELIGFRDPKGFRPLVLGKINNGYIIASEDSVIRQLGGKPLRDVKPGEMIYIKDGEIESEVISRDRVSFCSFEYIYFARPDSIIDGVSVYNSRIKLGEILAENHGVDADVVIPVPESSIPIAIGFSRKSKIPMEYGLIRTLVAKRSFIMPTQDKRNAVLEEKFGIVKSVVENKKVIVIDDSIVRGNTMRKIVRMIRDNGAKEVHVRIGSPKVKYPCYMGIDFPLSKELIASEKDEKEIAKYIGADSVEFLTVEEMIKAIGRPDLCHACFSGVYPLKFSYNLQVLESIFKKVS; this is translated from the coding sequence ATGAAGGTTAAAGAACACTGCGGTATTGTTGGAGTTTATGCTGATAATTCTCCAATGATTTCTTACGAATCCCTAAAGTTATTACAACATAGGGGACAAGAATCAGCAGGAATTACTTACAGAAAAGATGGGAGTTTAGTTACCATGAAAGGCCTGGGTTTAGTTGAAGAGGCATTAGATCCTAGGCTTCTTCCTAATGCAAAACTATCAATAGGTCATGTTAGATATTCAACTACCGGTAAAGGTTCACTTGACGAGGCTCAACCTTTAAGTAACGGTAAAATTGCTATTGCATTTAATGGTACAATAACTAATTATTTTAAGTTCGGAACTTCTACTGATACCGAATTTATTCTTAAGGTTCTCTCGGAGGCGCCTAATATTAAAGAAGGAATTAGAAGGTTAGTTGACTTAGCTGACGGTGCATACTCACTCGTAGTTTTAACTAATGACGGAGAACTTATCGGCTTTAGAGATCCTAAAGGATTTCGTCCTCTAGTCTTAGGTAAAATTAATAACGGTTATATAATTGCTTCAGAAGATTCCGTAATCAGACAATTAGGAGGTAAGCCTTTAAGAGATGTAAAACCCGGAGAAATGATATACATTAAAGATGGTGAAATTGAAAGCGAAGTTATTTCTAGGGATCGTGTAAGTTTTTGCTCATTTGAGTACATATATTTTGCCAGGCCCGATTCTATAATTGATGGTGTGTCTGTTTATAACTCTAGGATAAAGCTAGGAGAAATTTTAGCTGAAAATCACGGAGTTGATGCAGATGTAGTTATACCAGTTCCAGAATCCTCAATTCCGATTGCAATAGGATTCTCTAGGAAATCAAAGATTCCTATGGAATACGGTTTGATTAGAACACTTGTAGCAAAGAGGTCTTTTATTATGCCTACACAAGATAAAAGAAATGCTGTACTAGAAGAGAAATTTGGTATAGTCAAAAGTGTAGTAGAAAATAAGAAAGTTATTGTCATTGATGACTCAATCGTTAGAGGAAATACTATGAGAAAAATTGTAAGAATGATAAGGGATAATGGTGCTAAGGAAGTTCATGTAAGAATAGGCTCTCCAAAAGTAAAATATCCTTGTTATATGGGTATAGATTTTCCATTATCTAAAGAACTAATAGCTAGTGAGAAAGATGAAAAAGAAATAGCTAAGTATATTGGTGCTGATTCAGTTGAGTTCTTAACAGTTGAAGAAATGATTAAAGCCATAGGAAGACCTGATTTATGTCATGCATGTTTTTCTGGAGTTTATCCCCTTAAATTTTCATATAACTTGCAAGTATTAGAATCTATATTTAAAAAGGTGAGTTAA
- a CDS encoding amidophosphoribosyltransferase, producing the protein MAGIIGVYAFDKIWNISKFLYYGLIGLQNRGYSYSGMSILKENFQLITNEGAPEDIELPQNIEGWAGIGYTGTKIGYPIITDFGTLVVDGIIKGDLNEIAKGLYKDPENTLKEINGVFSLIFLTKDGKMMGYRDSYGIKPLEIGGFGFDLAILSSETSGITVIGGEFRREIKPGEAVFIDTYEISYSQINENRHNYCAIDLVYQSRIDSFVFSKNIYEVRVKIGEQLAEEKKIDADVVIGVPDTAIPFAIGYSKKSGIPYDLGFTRTGSPIRTMLASDDFLKIIGVQLKLNPIKYVVKGKRVILIDDSMVTGRTLKNTVFALRSLGAKEVHVLIGSPKLISKCPYGMEVPEEKDLIAANLSEEEIAKVIGADSIYWLSLEGLYKVLGKSICVGCMTRNYPKVI; encoded by the coding sequence ATGGCTGGAATAATAGGTGTATATGCATTTGATAAAATTTGGAATATAAGTAAATTTTTATATTATGGTCTAATAGGATTACAGAATAGGGGATATAGTTACTCAGGAATGTCGATACTTAAAGAAAACTTCCAATTAATAACTAACGAAGGTGCACCAGAAGATATTGAGTTACCGCAGAATATAGAAGGATGGGCAGGGATAGGTTATACTGGAACTAAAATAGGATATCCAATAATAACAGATTTTGGCACTTTAGTAGTAGATGGAATTATTAAGGGAGATTTAAATGAAATCGCAAAAGGATTATATAAAGATCCAGAGAATACTTTAAAAGAAATTAATGGTGTTTTCTCATTAATATTCTTAACAAAAGATGGAAAAATGATGGGTTATAGAGATTCATATGGAATAAAACCTCTAGAAATAGGAGGTTTTGGTTTTGATTTAGCTATTCTATCATCAGAGACTTCGGGAATTACGGTTATAGGTGGAGAATTCAGAAGAGAAATTAAACCTGGTGAAGCGGTATTTATTGACACTTATGAAATTTCTTACAGCCAAATAAATGAGAATAGACATAATTACTGCGCGATTGATTTAGTTTATCAATCAAGAATAGACAGTTTTGTATTTAGTAAAAATATTTATGAAGTAAGAGTGAAGATTGGAGAACAGCTAGCTGAAGAAAAGAAAATTGATGCTGATGTTGTGATTGGCGTTCCAGATACTGCTATACCTTTTGCAATAGGCTATTCTAAGAAGTCTGGTATACCTTATGATTTAGGTTTTACCAGAACTGGAAGTCCAATTAGAACAATGCTGGCTTCAGATGATTTCTTAAAGATCATAGGAGTTCAACTAAAATTAAATCCTATTAAATACGTAGTCAAAGGCAAAAGAGTAATCTTAATCGACGATTCTATGGTCACTGGCAGAACTTTGAAAAATACAGTTTTTGCTTTAAGAAGTTTAGGTGCTAAGGAGGTTCACGTTTTAATTGGCAGTCCTAAGTTAATATCAAAATGTCCTTATGGTATGGAAGTTCCAGAGGAAAAAGATTTAATTGCTGCTAATCTCTCAGAAGAAGAAATAGCTAAGGTTATTGGTGCTGATTCCATTTACTGGTTAAGTCTTGAAGGTCTTTATAAAGTTCTAGGTAAGAGCATATGTGTTGGTTGTATGACTAGAAACTATCCTAAGGTGATATAA
- the purD gene encoding phosphoribosylamine--glycine ligase yields the protein MKVLLIGDGARENALAEALANSPKGYKIYAISSYINPGIKEAVDKTNGKYFKGNINSAEFVKEIVKEVNPDFGVIGPEDPLFHGVANVFREEGIPVVGPDKECAMIEKSKVWMRELMWKYNIPGRLRFKAFEDLRDAINFILEYGGSIAVKPSEQVGGKGVKVIADLQAYLSNEKRNALTKGINGIASYVNDKVKIIIEEKVDGPEYTLHVLTDGYTQIPMPLAQDYKHAYEDGIGPETGGMGSISGPKEGLPFINKEEYEKSFEIVKLTAEAIKKETGKDYVGILSGQMMLTGIWGPTIIEYYSRFGDPEASAIIPRIESDFGEVLELLATRRLSKAKIKVNPTPSVVRAIAPLGYPLNKTMASNHIINIDVQKIRELGCKIYFGSVSFEGMQLVTKGSRALELVVINDFKEASDKLDKCINYISSDTKLIFRHDIGRTIEDQVEKAEIVRYTYKSREKKGLFGVSADWSPNGGLW from the coding sequence ATGAAAGTTTTGTTAATCGGAGATGGAGCAAGAGAAAACGCTCTAGCAGAAGCATTAGCTAACTCTCCTAAAGGTTATAAGATTTATGCAATTTCTTCATACATAAATCCTGGAATAAAAGAAGCTGTAGATAAAACTAATGGAAAATATTTTAAAGGTAATATTAACTCTGCTGAATTTGTTAAAGAGATAGTAAAAGAGGTAAATCCAGATTTTGGTGTTATAGGCCCTGAAGATCCATTATTCCATGGTGTTGCAAACGTCTTCAGAGAAGAAGGCATTCCAGTAGTTGGTCCTGATAAAGAATGTGCGATGATAGAGAAATCTAAAGTCTGGATGAGAGAACTAATGTGGAAATATAACATTCCCGGTAGGTTAAGGTTTAAGGCCTTTGAAGATCTAAGAGATGCTATTAATTTTATACTAGAATATGGTGGCTCTATCGCTGTAAAACCATCAGAGCAAGTTGGAGGGAAAGGAGTTAAAGTGATTGCTGATTTGCAAGCCTACCTTTCCAACGAGAAAAGAAATGCACTAACAAAGGGAATCAATGGAATTGCTAGTTATGTTAATGATAAGGTAAAGATTATAATTGAGGAGAAGGTAGACGGACCAGAATATACATTACATGTTCTAACTGATGGTTATACGCAAATACCTATGCCTCTAGCACAAGATTATAAGCATGCATATGAAGACGGAATTGGTCCAGAGACTGGTGGAATGGGTTCTATATCCGGTCCCAAAGAAGGTTTGCCGTTTATTAATAAAGAAGAATATGAGAAATCATTTGAGATTGTAAAGCTTACTGCTGAAGCTATTAAAAAAGAAACTGGAAAGGATTATGTAGGGATTCTCTCTGGGCAAATGATGCTTACTGGTATTTGGGGACCTACGATAATTGAATATTATTCTAGGTTTGGAGATCCAGAAGCTTCTGCTATAATACCGAGAATAGAGAGTGATTTTGGTGAAGTTCTAGAACTATTAGCGACTAGAAGATTAAGTAAAGCCAAAATAAAGGTTAATCCAACGCCATCAGTAGTTAGAGCTATAGCACCTTTAGGATATCCCTTAAATAAGACTATGGCATCGAATCATATAATAAACATAGATGTGCAGAAGATAAGAGAGCTAGGTTGTAAAATATACTTTGGTTCAGTCTCTTTTGAAGGAATGCAATTAGTAACTAAAGGTTCAAGAGCATTAGAATTAGTAGTTATTAATGATTTTAAGGAAGCTTCAGATAAATTAGATAAATGCATAAATTATATTTCTTCTGATACAAAATTAATATTCAGGCATGATATTGGAAGAACGATTGAAGATCAAGTTGAAAAAGCTGAGATCGTAAGATACACGTATAAGTCAAGAGAGAAAAAAGGCCTTTTTGGAGTATCAGCAGATTGGTCTCCAAATGGTGGTTTATGGTGA
- the purM gene encoding phosphoribosylformylglycinamidine cyclo-ligase, with protein sequence MVSEYKKAGVDLNKLKEYHTLALNTFQNSGVLKIGHYANAIKLDDKYLAMHVDGVGTKTILALKTGIIEPTGIDCIAMNVNDLVCIGARPLAGVDYLALEKPMDDVVEKVMKGLKQGADEANIEIIGGETAIMPGVITGYDLSCSVIGISDRLKTGEDVAPGDVILGLKSNGVHSNGYSLIRKLIDEGKLSLNDWGEELMRPTRIYSSSIIPILDKIKALAHITGGAFSKLKRITNYRINLKMPDPPEVFKAIENAGVPHFEMYKIFNMGIGMIIFVSKDLKDDIIEFLSKKETVYELGYVEKGEGIKITTYKNEILYI encoded by the coding sequence ATGGTGAGTGAATATAAAAAGGCTGGAGTTGATTTAAACAAATTAAAGGAGTATCATACTCTAGCTTTAAACACTTTTCAAAATTCTGGAGTATTAAAGATTGGACATTACGCTAATGCAATAAAACTTGATGATAAGTATTTAGCAATGCATGTTGATGGTGTAGGTACAAAGACAATTTTAGCCTTAAAGACTGGAATAATTGAACCTACTGGAATTGATTGTATTGCTATGAATGTTAACGATTTAGTATGTATTGGTGCGAGGCCTTTAGCCGGTGTTGATTATCTGGCTTTAGAAAAGCCAATGGATGATGTTGTTGAGAAAGTAATGAAAGGTTTGAAGCAAGGTGCTGATGAAGCAAACATAGAAATTATTGGCGGTGAGACTGCAATAATGCCCGGAGTAATAACTGGATATGATTTATCTTGCTCAGTAATAGGTATTTCAGATAGGTTGAAGACCGGCGAAGATGTTGCACCTGGCGATGTGATTTTAGGTTTAAAAAGTAATGGTGTTCATTCTAACGGTTACTCTCTCATTAGAAAACTCATAGATGAAGGTAAATTGTCTCTTAATGACTGGGGAGAGGAATTAATGAGACCTACTAGAATATATTCTTCTTCTATAATACCAATTTTAGATAAAATAAAAGCTTTGGCTCATATTACTGGTGGAGCCTTTTCTAAATTAAAGAGAATAACGAACTATAGGATTAATCTAAAAATGCCAGATCCTCCGGAGGTGTTTAAAGCAATTGAGAATGCTGGAGTACCTCATTTTGAAATGTATAAAATTTTCAATATGGGTATAGGTATGATTATATTTGTTTCAAAGGATCTTAAAGATGATATAATTGAATTTTTGAGTAAAAAAGAAACAGTTTATGAATTAGGTTATGTAGAAAAAGGGGAAGGGATAAAAATTACGACCTATAAGAACGAAATTCTCTACATATAG
- a CDS encoding ribbon-helix-helix domain-containing protein yields MKKVVSVRLREEIIATIDEYSKKMSYQSRTDFLKKALEFYMKKRSGKS; encoded by the coding sequence ATGAAGAAGGTTGTTAGCGTAAGACTAAGAGAGGAAATTATTGCAACAATTGATGAATACAGTAAAAAAATGAGTTATCAAAGTAGAACTGATTTTCTTAAAAAAGCCCTAGAATTTTACATGAAGAAAAGATCGGGGAAGAGCTAA
- a CDS encoding argininosuccinate synthase, whose amino-acid sequence MKIVLAYSGGLDTTVAIRWLKETFNADVITVTVDVGQKDNFEDIEKRAYIAGATKHYTIDAKKEFVDNFISYAIKMNALYEDVYPLSTALARPLIAQKVVEIAKKEKADYIAHGSTSKGNDQVRFDLAVKALYPEAKIIAPARIWNMTREKEIEFAKARGIPIKTESSKYSIDENLWGRSIEGDDISDPSKEVPEDAFEWTKKKNNGKIILSIEFEKGIPVAINNEKMDLVKIIQVLNEVVGSYGFGRVEHLENRVVGFKSREVYEVPAALVLINSHKDLEKTVYSPLEFRFKKYIDSQWTDLVYQGLWFEPLRETIQLAGDNLNKWVTGEVKVEIEGNGMRILGRASKYSPFSEKVASYNKGWYPTDEMARGFIEIYGMHSLLTRQVRE is encoded by the coding sequence ATGAAAATAGTTCTTGCATACTCTGGTGGATTAGATACTACAGTAGCGATAAGATGGCTAAAGGAAACCTTTAATGCTGATGTTATCACAGTCACAGTAGATGTAGGGCAAAAAGATAACTTTGAAGACATAGAAAAAAGAGCATATATAGCAGGAGCAACAAAGCATTATACTATAGATGCAAAAAAGGAATTTGTTGATAATTTCATTTCTTACGCAATCAAAATGAACGCATTATATGAGGATGTTTATCCATTATCAACAGCCTTAGCAAGACCATTAATAGCACAAAAAGTTGTTGAAATAGCAAAAAAAGAGAAAGCAGACTATATTGCTCACGGTTCAACATCTAAAGGAAATGATCAAGTAAGATTCGACTTAGCAGTTAAAGCATTATATCCAGAGGCTAAAATCATAGCTCCAGCCAGAATATGGAATATGACAAGAGAGAAAGAAATAGAGTTTGCAAAAGCCAGAGGGATTCCTATCAAAACTGAAAGCAGTAAATATAGTATTGACGAGAACTTATGGGGTAGAAGTATTGAAGGTGATGATATTTCTGATCCGTCAAAAGAAGTCCCAGAAGATGCTTTTGAATGGACCAAAAAGAAAAATAATGGTAAAATTATTCTCTCCATTGAATTTGAAAAAGGTATTCCAGTTGCTATAAATAATGAAAAAATGGATTTAGTTAAAATTATTCAAGTGTTAAATGAGGTAGTAGGTTCTTATGGTTTTGGAAGAGTAGAACATTTAGAAAATAGAGTTGTAGGTTTTAAATCTAGAGAAGTTTATGAAGTTCCTGCAGCGTTAGTTTTGATAAATTCACATAAAGACTTAGAAAAGACTGTTTATTCTCCATTAGAGTTTAGATTTAAGAAATATATAGACTCACAATGGACTGATTTAGTTTATCAAGGGCTTTGGTTTGAACCTTTAAGAGAGACTATACAATTGGCCGGTGATAATTTAAATAAATGGGTTACTGGTGAGGTAAAAGTAGAAATAGAAGGTAATGGAATGAGAATATTAGGTAGAGCTTCAAAGTACTCCCCATTTTCTGAAAAAGTTGCTAGTTATAATAAAGGATGGTATCCGACTGATGAAATGGCAAGAGGATTTATTGAGATATACGGTATGCATTCACTGCTGACAAGACAGGTGAGAGAGTAG